A portion of the Candidatus Auribacterota bacterium genome contains these proteins:
- the rplJ gene encoding 50S ribosomal protein L10, whose protein sequence is MRQEKKSIVDGIKNMLQGKTMLILTDYTGLSSNQMNELRSLIKKNGSEYMVVKNRLLKRAFSEEMVSALGMGLAGPTALAVTSGDCAALSRVIVNFARKNEAPKVKAGFLEGALLTATEIGVIAALPPRDVLIAMFIGGMQSPLSAFIRDLAELTRRFVSVVDQVARKGGNIVSSETG, encoded by the coding sequence ATGAGGCAGGAAAAGAAAAGTATCGTTGACGGGATAAAAAACATGCTCCAGGGGAAAACAATGCTCATCTTGACGGATTACACCGGCCTGAGCTCGAACCAGATGAACGAGCTCCGCTCCCTGATAAAAAAGAACGGATCGGAGTACATGGTCGTCAAGAACAGGCTCTTGAAGCGTGCGTTCAGCGAAGAGATGGTGAGCGCGTTGGGGATGGGGCTCGCCGGACCGACCGCACTCGCGGTGACGAGCGGGGACTGCGCCGCACTCTCAAGGGTTATCGTGAACTTCGCAAGGAAGAACGAGGCGCCGAAGGTGAAGGCCGGTTTTCTCGAAGGCGCACTGTTGACGGCGACCGAGATCGGGGTGATCGCAGCCCTGCCGCCGCGCGATGTGCTGATCGCGATGTTTATCGGCGGGATGCAGAGTCCGCTCTCCGCATTTATCCGTGATCTGGCCGAGCTGACGAGGCGGTTTGTTTCCGTTGTGGATCAGGTGGCCAGGAAGGGCGGCAATATAGTAAGTAGCGAAACAGGCTAA
- the rplL gene encoding 50S ribosomal protein L7/L12 — MLGLEIVKNLTVLELCEWVKSMEQEFGVSAAAPVAAVSAAAPAAGEQKEEKSTFSVILTGIGEKKIQVIKEVRALTSLGLKEAKDLVEGAPKPIKENVSKEEAEEIRKKMVAAGATVEIK, encoded by the coding sequence GTGCTCGGGCTGGAGATCGTCAAGAACCTTACGGTGCTTGAGCTTTGCGAGTGGGTAAAGTCCATGGAGCAGGAGTTTGGCGTGTCGGCGGCAGCCCCGGTAGCCGCCGTCAGTGCCGCCGCCCCCGCCGCCGGTGAGCAGAAGGAGGAGAAGAGCACGTTCAGCGTGATCCTCACCGGAATTGGCGAAAAGAAAATCCAGGTGATCAAAGAGGTCCGCGCGCTCACGAGTCTTGGCCTCAAGGAAGCGAAAGATCTGGTCGAGGGGGCGCCGAAGCCAATCAAGGAGAATGTCTCAAAGGAAGAAGCTGAAGAGATCAGGAAGAAGATGGTGGCCGCAGGCGCCACGGTAGAAATAAAGTAA
- the rpoB gene encoding DNA-directed RNA polymerase subunit beta produces MSSRAKVVDYSRVKEIVAMPNLVEVQTQSYQDFLQAGALPAKRKLKGLQEVFKEVFPIKSYDETCSLEFVSYSLGVPKYDIMECHRRGLTYSAPLRVTLRLRENGNIKEETVYFGSIPLMTEQGTFVINGAERVIVSQLHRSPGICFERTPHPRGIPSYWFRVIPYRGSWLEGELDNSDIIYLYIDRRRRRRKILATTLLRATGYSTDEQILEALLGREEISLGTAESKDPVDRTAIKSVAHPATGEALVNPGEKLTKQKLQLLRQAGVKSLVVAASDKGEAGVLKMLQRDPTDSQDEALKEIYKRMRPGDPANISSARTMLKRIFFDSRHYDLGRVGRFKLNKKLGLEINERTLKVGTLRKEDMVEACRYLVNLRHGEGGSLDDIDHLGNRRARSVGELLQNQCRIGLARMERLTKERMNLYDMSAETVTPHRLINPKAFTSVIRDFFGRSQLSQFMDQTNPLAELTHKRRLSALGPGGLSRERAGFEVRDVHPSHYGRICPVETPEGPNIGLISSLSTYARVNEYGFLETPYRKVVNGKATDEVVCLTADEEEQYIIAQANAQMDEKGRLLEAKVSARYKGDFIYVPPGEIHFIDVSPKQLVSVAAGLIPFLEHNDANRALMGSNMQRQAVPLLMPEAPIIMTGLESQVARDVGVMTLAQAPGEVEYVDSDKIVVGGGTYRLIKYFRSNAGTCINQRPIVKAGDRVKKGDVLADGPATKEGNLALGRNVLVAFMPWGGYNFEDAILISEEVVKNDIYTSIHIEEFEIGARDTKLGREEITRDIPNVGEDALKNLGEDGIVRLGAEVKAGDILVGKITPKSETELSPEERLLRAIFGEKAADVRDASLTVPSGTEGIVMDVKVFSRKDAAQTDEERLEEKRKVKLIAEEFKKRIAKIKSEQEQRLTELLMGRIMETEVINLQTGEVIIPPGKKISKAQIQQIQEVDFNDIETEDERLGLDIKRILMEFGHAIEEAEMAENRAIEKFKRGDELDPGLIKQVKVYVASKRTLQVGDKMAGRHGNKGVIAKILPEEDMPFLADGTPVGMVLNPLGVPSRMNVGQLLETHLGWAAKVLGLTIVTPVFNGIREGQIKELMKQAALPASGKAVLCDGRTGDRFEQEVTVGYLYMLKLSHLVADKIHARATGPYSLVTQQPLGGKAQFGGQRFGEMEVWALEAYGAAYALQELLTVKSDDVVGRTKIYESIVKGQNTLEAGTPESFNVLIKEMQSLCLDVRTERG; encoded by the coding sequence ATGTCATCAAGGGCGAAGGTGGTTGATTATTCCAGGGTGAAAGAAATCGTTGCCATGCCCAATCTGGTCGAGGTGCAGACGCAGTCCTACCAGGATTTTCTCCAGGCTGGCGCGCTCCCGGCCAAGAGAAAGCTCAAGGGGCTCCAGGAGGTCTTCAAGGAAGTCTTTCCGATCAAGAGCTACGATGAAACCTGCTCCCTGGAATTTGTGAGCTACTCGCTCGGTGTTCCGAAATACGATATCATGGAATGCCACAGGAGGGGGCTCACCTATTCGGCGCCTCTCCGCGTGACGCTCCGCCTCCGCGAGAACGGCAACATCAAGGAAGAAACGGTATATTTCGGGAGCATCCCCCTCATGACGGAGCAGGGGACCTTCGTGATCAACGGCGCGGAGCGCGTGATCGTGAGCCAGCTCCACCGCTCGCCGGGAATCTGCTTCGAGCGGACCCCCCACCCGCGTGGCATCCCGAGTTACTGGTTCAGAGTTATCCCCTACCGCGGCTCCTGGCTCGAGGGGGAATTGGACAACAGCGACATCATCTACCTCTACATCGACAGGCGGAGGCGCAGGCGGAAGATACTCGCCACGACGTTATTGCGGGCGACCGGCTATTCCACCGATGAGCAGATACTGGAAGCGCTGCTCGGGAGGGAAGAGATCTCACTCGGGACCGCAGAGAGCAAGGATCCCGTCGACCGGACCGCGATCAAATCAGTCGCTCACCCCGCAACGGGAGAGGCGCTGGTCAATCCCGGCGAGAAACTCACCAAGCAGAAGCTCCAGCTCCTCCGGCAGGCGGGCGTCAAGTCCCTCGTCGTGGCTGCCTCTGACAAGGGGGAGGCGGGCGTGCTGAAGATGCTCCAGCGCGACCCGACAGATTCGCAGGATGAGGCACTCAAGGAAATTTACAAACGGATGCGCCCCGGGGATCCGGCGAATATTTCGAGCGCCCGCACCATGCTCAAGCGGATCTTCTTCGATTCGCGGCACTACGATCTGGGGCGCGTGGGGAGGTTCAAACTCAACAAAAAATTGGGGCTGGAGATCAATGAGCGCACGCTCAAGGTCGGGACGCTCCGGAAGGAAGATATGGTTGAGGCGTGCCGCTATCTCGTCAACCTGCGGCATGGAGAGGGCGGCAGCCTCGATGACATTGACCATCTCGGGAACCGCCGCGCACGCTCGGTGGGGGAACTGCTGCAGAACCAGTGCCGCATTGGACTCGCGCGCATGGAGCGGCTCACCAAGGAGCGCATGAACCTGTACGACATGAGCGCCGAGACGGTGACCCCCCATCGACTGATCAACCCCAAGGCGTTCACGAGCGTGATCAGGGATTTCTTCGGGCGGAGCCAGCTCTCGCAGTTCATGGATCAAACCAATCCGCTGGCCGAGCTCACGCATAAGCGGAGGCTCTCAGCGCTCGGTCCCGGCGGCTTGAGCCGCGAGCGCGCGGGGTTCGAGGTCCGCGATGTGCACCCGAGTCACTACGGCCGCATCTGCCCCGTAGAGACGCCGGAAGGCCCCAATATCGGTTTGATCTCCTCCCTGAGCACCTACGCCCGCGTGAACGAGTACGGTTTCCTGGAGACACCGTATCGCAAGGTGGTCAACGGGAAGGCGACCGACGAGGTGGTGTGTCTCACCGCGGATGAGGAGGAGCAGTACATTATCGCCCAGGCGAATGCACAGATGGACGAGAAGGGCCGCCTCCTGGAGGCAAAGGTTTCGGCCCGCTACAAGGGCGACTTCATCTACGTGCCTCCGGGCGAGATTCACTTCATCGATGTGTCCCCGAAGCAGCTCGTGAGCGTGGCGGCGGGGCTCATTCCCTTCCTCGAGCACAACGACGCGAACAGGGCGTTGATGGGATCGAACATGCAGCGGCAGGCGGTCCCCCTGCTCATGCCCGAGGCCCCCATTATCATGACCGGCCTTGAGTCTCAGGTCGCGAGGGACGTCGGTGTGATGACGCTCGCTCAGGCCCCCGGCGAGGTGGAGTACGTGGACAGCGATAAGATCGTGGTGGGTGGGGGGACGTATCGCCTCATCAAATATTTCCGCTCGAACGCGGGCACCTGCATCAATCAGCGGCCGATCGTCAAGGCGGGAGACCGCGTGAAGAAGGGCGACGTCCTCGCTGATGGCCCCGCGACAAAGGAGGGCAACCTGGCCCTCGGGCGCAACGTGCTCGTCGCGTTCATGCCGTGGGGGGGATATAACTTCGAGGACGCCATCCTCATCAGCGAGGAGGTCGTTAAGAACGACATCTACACGTCAATCCATATAGAGGAGTTCGAAATCGGCGCCAGGGATACGAAGCTGGGACGTGAAGAAATCACCCGTGATATCCCCAACGTCGGCGAAGATGCGCTCAAGAACCTCGGCGAGGACGGAATCGTCCGCCTGGGGGCGGAGGTGAAGGCGGGTGACATACTCGTGGGGAAGATCACGCCGAAGAGCGAGACCGAGCTATCTCCCGAGGAACGCCTCCTGCGTGCGATCTTCGGAGAGAAGGCCGCGGATGTGCGCGATGCCTCGCTCACGGTGCCGTCCGGCACGGAGGGTATCGTGATGGACGTGAAGGTGTTTTCCAGGAAAGACGCGGCGCAGACCGACGAGGAGCGCCTGGAGGAGAAGCGGAAGGTGAAGCTGATCGCCGAGGAATTTAAAAAGCGCATCGCGAAAATCAAGAGCGAGCAAGAACAGCGGCTGACCGAGCTCCTCATGGGGAGAATCATGGAGACGGAGGTCATCAATCTACAGACCGGGGAGGTGATCATCCCCCCGGGGAAGAAGATCAGCAAGGCGCAGATCCAGCAGATCCAGGAAGTTGATTTCAACGATATCGAGACCGAGGACGAGCGGCTCGGGCTCGACATAAAGAGGATCCTCATGGAATTCGGCCACGCGATCGAAGAGGCCGAGATGGCGGAGAACCGCGCGATCGAAAAGTTCAAGCGAGGAGATGAGCTCGACCCCGGGTTGATCAAACAGGTGAAGGTGTATGTGGCGAGCAAGCGCACGCTCCAGGTTGGAGACAAAATGGCCGGCCGGCATGGGAACAAGGGAGTCATCGCCAAGATCCTTCCGGAAGAGGACATGCCGTTCCTGGCGGACGGCACGCCGGTGGGCATGGTGCTCAACCCGCTCGGGGTCCCCTCGAGGATGAACGTCGGCCAGCTTCTCGAAACGCACCTTGGCTGGGCCGCGAAGGTGCTGGGGCTCACCATTGTCACCCCCGTGTTTAACGGGATCAGAGAGGGACAGATCAAGGAGCTCATGAAACAGGCCGCCCTCCCCGCCAGCGGCAAGGCAGTCCTCTGCGACGGCCGCACGGGAGATCGGTTTGAGCAGGAGGTGACCGTGGGGTACCTCTACATGCTGAAGCTCTCACACCTCGTGGCGGATAAGATTCACGCGAGGGCGACTGGTCCCTACTCGCTCGTGACGCAGCAGCCGCTCGGCGGGAAAGCGCAGTTCGGCGGACAGCGCTTCGGGGAGATGGAGGTCTGGGCGCTGGAGGCCTATGGGGCCGCGTACGCGCTCCAGGAACTCCTCACGGTGAAAAGCGATGACGTGGTCGGGAGGACCAAGATATACGAATCCATCGTCAAGGGGCAGAACACGCTCGAGGCGGGCACGCCCGAGTCGTTCAATGTGCTCATCAAGGAGATGCAGAGTTTGTGCCTGGATGTGAGGACGGAGAGAGGATAG